The DNA segment TTGCTTATTTCATTAACGTTTTGAGAGTGTTCGACCTCTCTATGCTTACCTGCGATCTTGCTGCTACTTAAACTTACTAGCTTCCCTGTAAATTGTTTTTGAGAGAAACCAAATTAGAGAATTTCATTTAGTTTCTGGGTTTTGTCTCATGCGGCCGTTTTTCTCAAGTAATCGGTTTCAGAAATTATAACTTTTTCGATACATGTATTAGTAGTAGTAGAACTGGTAAGAAACATCTGTTtcagtgaaacaaaaaaaaatcagctataaactttttttttaactgaaaaGAGAACACTTTTGTTTTGTAAGTTGGTCCAAAGTCTCATGCTTTTTCCCAGTGTAAGTGATTATGTCCTAGTCTGGAGTTGAATTGTTTTAACTCTACACATTCTGATGAGTGAAGTATTGTCTTTCttatttttgttgatatttGATGGTGTGTTGCGTTGCAGCTATATGAAAGAGGGCATGAGGACTAGCGTTGACGCCATTCTGCTGGTATGTGTTATTCGTTACTTTTCGAGATGTGAGCTtctgttttgtttgattttttttatccaaCTCCTCTGTAGTTTTTGTCTATGTTGGAGCACCACCCTTTGTCTTACAATCTGTGGACCATCTCATGAATTGCATTCTTATATTTTCATAGATATAATGCTACTCAATTGTTAAAACTTACTTGTATTTAATCTTAGCGCTCTCTGTAAACATGCATAATTTAACTTTGTGACATTTTATTAAAGGCATCTACTTCCTTATCTAGTTGCCATCTCTGACTCAAATTTGTGCTGTTCGATTAAAGCGCACTTAGTCAATCCACAAGCTTTATGGATTTAGTGGACTTGTGCTAAAATTTTACTGCTTCGTCTAGTCAGTTATATATTGCTTCTTGTGTTCTCGTTTATTTCATTCTTTGTGTGCACCCTTCCCCTTCTAAGTTTTCATGTTTTGGCTGGCTATAGAATAACATCTACTTCACAGCTCACGCTCTCATCTCTTGACATTTTCttgaaaacataatataatatattgacATCCTAAAGGTCAATCGTATAAACGTATGTTAAGTAAATGATTAGTGTCAAGTCTAGAACTGTTACCACCTACTATGATTTGAGATTTGTTATATACCTCCAACCCTAGGATTTTTATTGATACCTTAGGCTGATCAACCTTACAGGTACAAGAACACAACCATCCTCACATACTTCTCTTGCAAATTGGTAACACATTCTGCAAACTTCCAGGTGGACGCCTGAAGCCTGGAGAGAATGGTATGCATCATCCATCTGTTTGTTTGTACTTTCTATACTTCTgcgattttttttgttgattcatTTTTTGAATGGTGAACTGTGTTATGTCTTGAAGAAGTTGAAGGCCTGAAGAGAAAGTTGACCAGTAAGCTTGGAGGCAATTCCGCTGGTCTTGTACCTGATTGGAAGGTACTATCCTGGTTTCATCTTTATTTCTTTGGCTGATAGTGACCGGATATTTAGGTATAGGTAGATACATTAAAAAGAATTAGTTCAGTGTGTGTCATGTTCTTCCACTTAATGCAAACGAGAAGCAATTCAAACCTTTTGGTTATTACACTTTGGATTTTTAGTAATGAGGGATTCATAGAAGGACACAGAGATAGGTCTTGTTTCTTTGGTATAGATTGATATGCTTATTACGAGTGCTTACATGTCTGATTGATTAATGTATATTGCTTTGATCCGACGTTCTcgcttttttttctctttaacaGGTAGGAGAATGTGTTGCTACTTGGTGGCGTCCAAACTTTGAAACCATGATGTACCCTTACTGCCCTCCTCACATCACGAAACCAAAGGTATTAGGAAACAAGAAGGCAATGTAGCTTATCAACAGCCTCTTTTAATCATCACCTAAGTGTGTTTTGTTTATATCTTCTATCTGTGGAATGGCAGGAATGTAAGAGACTCTATGTGGTTCACTTGTCTGAGAAAGAGTACTTTGCAGTGCCCAAAAACTTGAAGCTCTTGGCCGTCCCTTTGTTTGAACTCTATGACAACGTtcaggttttgttttttttgtaatatatttCCAGATACTGTGTCAACCTTTAATAATAGGCTCACTCCTAACCGCGTTATTCTTTTCCTGGAACAGAGATATGGGCCAGTTATATCGACCATTCCTCAACAGCTGTCCAGATTCCATTTCAACATGATTAGTTCGTGATTCTACTTACTTGGTGTTGAAGAACAAGAAACCTGTTTGATGGTAAGTTACTTTGGCAGGGTTTTGGAGATGAGTGTGTGGTTTTTTCCATTATAGACTTTCTCGGTTAATGAAGAACCGGTTCATTAAAGTTTCAGCACAAGCAGATTATTTGATCTCATTTCTATCTAATAGCATTCGTCATTATGTGACTAACAGCGGTCTTGTCTAACCGTGGAACATGTATTTTCGCGTAGTGTTCAATGATATTTCTATTTTGGTTGCTATTTACGTGTGTACAGCATTTCCAATGTACACTTTACTTTTCCTCTTAAGATCTCTATTATATAGACGAAAATGCTCTAATGTATacttctattttagagaaaattatagagaaaaaaatttttttacctCTATATGTAAAGATGAAAATAtcatatctctatatttttttctataataaaatttttttattttagaggaaaatatagaaataGAAATAAGGGTGTGTTGGAAATGGTTTTAGAAACTATGACATGTTAAAAATGTTGGTCTTATTGGTAGAAGACTCGAAGCAGGAGAAGTGTTGTAGATAAACAATCTTAAAGTAACTACTCTACTATAATCAAGACCATTCATAAATAATTATCGATTGTAAACATTAGATAATGATGACAATAGATGTGGTCACTGGCGATTTGCTTGACGGCATATTATATTGTGGTCAATCAAGACAAGAGtacagttttgtttttttgcttCCCTCTCAATCTCGCTGTTCATCGTTTTGAATAGGCATTTTTTTCACAGGCCAATAGAGCCAAcaattagaaaacaaaatcagaGTATTTTTAAGAACTAACGACAGCTCAATAGCCTCAATTATATCGGGAcataagaaattaaaattgttaAGACTAACAATATTCCTCAAGCAAATCTTATTACTCATCCACTTGTCGGtataaatgtaatatttttttgttctattgCTAAGAAATATGTTGACTTCACTAgaaacatttacaaaaaaaaaaaaaaaaatctagccatcttaatattcaatttttctttttggtaaaaaaattaatgttcaAAATTTAGAagacaaaacaaagaaacacaTATTCTCGCAGATAAACTTTAATATTCTTTCTAAGTTCTTGGTCTCGCAAATACAATTTGTTTGCTTGCTATTGATACTTTCCTAAAAGACATCTAAACAGATTGGATGATTCTCTACAATCATTGTTCCATTATTCACAATCAGTGAACTGAATCAGATAGATAATTCCATCCTgattaagtttttaaaataaaatgtcttTGAGTAATCCCTACGTAATCCAAACTAGAGAAGTCTCAAGTCTGTCATATTCTCTCGAATTATTGCTGAAATGTAGACTTTTGGCTATGAATATGTTACTGTATATTCGTAATACTTTCTTCCTTCAGCAAATAACTTTCAAAATATAACGGGACATATGCTAATTTGTTTTTTGAGTTAAAAACTATAAATCTTAGCACTGTATCAATAATTTAATTTCATCTAAGTAGACTTTTGCTACACCTAACCATCTTTACATATATTCCATTATGACTTTTGTCCTCACTCCTTCCTTATACAAATGCATACAATAGAAAAAACATGCATATAAAGTTTAGAATATATATGTGTGACTTTCTTATTGTATGGCATGCTTTCGTATTGTATGCATTTGTATAATTAAGGAAGGAGTTATGAGGACAAAAGTCATATGGAACTATATTACATTACAGGTCATGTTTTTTATTCTAAGCAGCCCCATGGGGTTATTTCTTAACATTGTGGACTTTTGTGTGTGTGGACTTttggtgatatatatatatatatatatatatatatatatatatatatatatatatatatatgttctctAAACCATAATATTCACACATGTTTCATAATAGAGAAATGGCGAAAACGAAATCTGGAGAGAAGCTAAAGCATAGACAGAGGAAAGGGTTCTGGTCACCTGAAGAAGACGAGAAGCTAAGCAGATTCATCCTCTCTCATGGCCATTCTTGCTGGACCACTGTTCCCATCAAAGCTGGTCTCTCTTTTTAATCTTTTTCTTCAATACTTATTTAGTTCTTTGGATTGATCCTTAATTACTTTAGTCATTTTTGTTGGGATATAATTTGAAAAGGGTTACAAAGGAATGGGAAGAGCTGCAGACTAAGATGGATTAATTACCTAAGACCAGGATTAAAGAGGGATATGATTAGTACAGAAGAGGAAGAGATTATCTTGACATTTCACTCTTCCTTGGGTAACAAGTAAGCATAGTTCTAACTGAAGCCCTAACCCTATTGTTTCAGTAGATGGTAAAGAGAATAATTTTTGGGTGTGCATAGGTGGTCGATGATTGCGAAATACTTACCGGGAAGAACAGACAACGAGATAAAGAACTATTGGCACTCTCATTTGAAAAAGAGATGGCTCAAGTCTCCATCTATTTCCTCTTCTTCTGAGTCACGTGTTTCTTGTGTAGAAAGAAACCCACAAACCGTAGTGTCTAATCACGTTATCTCCTTCCAGGGACCTCCAGAGAATACATCTTCATCTCCATCACATGAAATCAATGGCAACAACAAATATCCATGTTCTTCTGGTCCTGAGATCCCAAGGATTTTCTTCTCCGACTGGTTCTCTttgttaatcttttaccaaccgcttgtgttacacaacgatcacagtgtgttacacacgagttcgagagaaagaataagatagacgtttcaggcttataaacttttctgaaaatacttttgtgttattgagattcggttatttgtttacaacagatgattgatctttatatagagatcgaatcaatacaagtataagagacacaactctttatactaaaggacacaacttgaagagttacaactctttgtgtaataacataaataactaacttatgtaaatgtatcaaggagagattagattatagtttaacactcctccttaatcatatctcgacttgactccaagctgcttccttagatcttcaaatcttgaaccgCCCAATGCCTTTGTGAGAATGTCTGCGAGTTGATCATCCCCTTTGCAATACTTCAGTTCAATGATTCCCTTTTGCTCAGCTTCCCTCACGAAATGGTACTTGATCTCTATGTGCTTCGTCCTTCTGTGTTGCACCGGATTCTTCCCAATTGCTATTGCTGATTTGTTGTCACATAAGATCGGAATGCCTCCTTCAAACTTCTGACCAAAGTCTTCAAATAGTCTTTGTAACCACACTGCTTGATTTGCTGCTGCACACACGGCTATGTACTCTGCCTCAGCCGTTGATTGCGCCACTGTTTGTTGCTTGCTTGACTGCCAACAAAACATAGCTGATCCAAGAGTAAACACATAACCTGAAGTGCTTTTCTTGTCTTCCTTAGAACCACCCCAATCGCTGTCTGTGTAGCCTACAAGTCTTGGTTCTTTCACGCTTGTGAAGTACACTCCAAAGTTTGATGTTCCTTTGACATATCTTAACACCCTCTTGGCTTCTTGGTAGTGCTTCATGCGAGGTGATTGCATGTATCTTGAGAGATAAGCGCTTGCATACATCACATCAGGTCTTGATGCACACAAGTACAAAAGCCCTCCAATGATGCTTCTATACTTAGTCGGATCTCCATACTCCTTGTCATCCTCAACTCCTTTTCCTTGTGGTGTAAGTGGGTTGCTTACACTCTTGCTGTCTCGCATCCCAAACTTGTCTACAAGTTTGTTTGCATACTTTTCTTGTGAAAGAAATATGCCTCCATCGTCTTGAATTACTTCCATTCCAAGAAAGTAGTTCAACAATCCAAGATCCACcatctcgaattctttcttCATGTTCTCCTTGAATGTGTTGATGCTCTGAATGTTGCTTCCTGTGATGAttatatcatccacatatagaCTCACGATCAACACATCTCCTCCTTGCTTCTTGATGTATAAGGCCGCATCATTCATACTCCTCTCAAAACCGTTTTGAAGAAAGTATGAATCTATCCTTCCATACCATGCCCTTGGGGCttgctttaaaccatataaagCTTTGTGTAGCCTTAACACTTTGTGTTCCTTCCCGTGTGTCACATACCCAGGCGGTTGTGTGACATACACTTCTTCCTTGAGGTCGCCATTGAGAAAGGCtgacttcacatccatctgataCAATTGCCACTTCATCTGAGCCGCATAGGCAAGTATGGCTCGTAttgtatcatgtcttgagacagGGGCAAACGTCTCAAGGTAGTCAACACCATACTCTTGAGAgaaccctcttgcaactagccgcgccttgtgcttgatgtgattgccgtttgcatcggtcttgatcttgtagatccacttcacacttatcacattcttcttctttggcttgTCCACTAGTTCCCACGTCTTGTTCTTCTCAATCATGGCTATCTCCTCATTCATTGCTTCTCTCCATTCCTTGGTACCACACGCTTCATCATAAGTGTATGGTTCTTCATTTGCATGAAGACAAGCTTCTATAGCTTGAGCCgcttcatcaagctctactctcGGTGCCCTTTCCATGATATCAACCATGGACTTGAACTTCCTTGGTGCCTCAGaagtttcttcatctccactacTAGTATCATGATCATCATTTTGAAAGAGAACAGGACTGAAAATACCTCCAAATTGTTCCTCAGgactggatgcaccttcggtttgttcttcaggactggatgcaccttcggtttgTTCTTCAGGCGAGTGAGAGTCTTCCATAGACAACTCCAATGtcttcctcacttcttcttgccttttccaatcccacttctttccttcttcaaactcgacatctcttgatacttcaatcttctcattctccaaaatgAAAACTCTATAGCCTTTGGATTGGTTGCTATATCCAACAAAGACTCCACGCTTTGCCTTGACGTCTAGCTTCCTCCTCTTTTGATTTGGGATATGTATGTAGCATATGCTACCAAACATTCTCATGTGTGACACATCTGGCTTGTGTCCACACCACTTCTCTATAGGAGTGACATCTTCTTCTATTGCCTTTGATGGCAGACGGTTTTGAAGATATGAGGCAGTGTATACCGCTTCTGCCCATAACTTGAGCGGTAAGTCTTGCTCTGCCAACATCGATCTAGCCATCTCCACCAAGGTCCTATTCATGCGCTCCGCTgcaccattttgttgtggtgaatAAGGCAAGGTGACTTGCTTAttgattccttcttcttcacagaacCGGTTGAATTCTCGTGAAGTGAACTCACCACCTCCATCTGATCTCAGTGTCTTGATGGTACAATCCGACTGCTTCTCCACCATTGCTTTGAACTTCTTGAACAGTGAGAATGTCTCTGACTTTTGCTTCATGAAGTATACCCAACACATGTGAGTATGATCATCCAAGAATAGCAAAAAGTATCGGCTTCCATCAACAGACTGGTGCTGCATCGGCCCACATACATCCGTATGTACAATCTCAAGCTTCTCTCTTGTCTTAGTTTGAGATTCCTTTGGGAAGCTTTTGCGTGATTGCTTTCCAAGTCTACACGCCTCACATGCTTCCTTCTTGACTTTAAACTTTGGTAATCCCTTTACCAAGTCTTTGTCTTGCATTTGTTGCAACCTTTTGTCGCCTACATGACCAAGTCTCTTGTGCCATGTCTCCATCTTTCCTTGCTCACTAGCGCTCAAGGCCTCTTCTACCTGAGCCGAACTCATCCTGATTCGATAGCTTTTGTGAGTCATTGGGATATCCATTATCCTCCTTCCTTTTGCATCATCTATGATGCATCTCTTCTCTTGGAAACTCACCCGGTATCCGCTTGAAACAATTTGTGGAACACTCAACAAATTTTTCGCCAAACCCGGAACCAAGAACACATTTCTGATGGTCTTCTTGCCACCTTTAGTTATGACGGTAATGTCTCCTTTACCGGCTGTCATGACTGTGCTTCCATTTCCAATCTTTATTGGAACCTTGATACTCCTATCAAGCTTTGAGAAGTAACTCTCCTCCTTTGTCATGTGATTAGTTGCTCCACTGTCTACTAACCAGACATCTTCCATCACTGTTGTTGCTGCTTCGCTCGCACTAAACAACATGTGATCTTCATTTGAGTTTTCTTCAAAACTCACATgtgccttctctttcttctttgagtaGCACTGATTTGCAAAGTGGCCTAACTTGCCACAATTGTAACACTCCTTGTTACTTCTGTGATCCTTCTTTGGATCTTCCTTCTTCTGTTTCCTCCAACACTCGCTCTCATTGTGGTTGTTTCTCTTGCAGAAACCGCACCACTTCTTGCCTCCTTGGCGCTTTGAGTTGTCTTGTGTAACACCAgaatttttgtgtttaacaCGAGCATCGAATGCTCCTTCACTGGTGCTTTCTTCTCTTGCAGCCAGCCTTGCTTCATGAGCCTTCAAGATCCCGATCAACTCTGTCATCTTTGTTGAAGTCAAGTCGCTTGTTTGCTCCAACACACTGACTATGCTATCGAACTTGGCTGGGAGAGAGATGAGTATCTTCTGTATGAGTTGAACATCTGACTTCTGTTCACCATGATAAGTTAATTGATTTGCCAATTCAACTATCTTATCTGTGAAGACCTTAATGTCTTCATTCTCATACATCTTCAGATTCTCATACTCCCTTCGcaatgtttgaagtttaatcaaACGAACTTGAGGAGAGCCTTCATACTCCTCCTTCAATGCATCCCACGCCTCTTTGGATGTTGATGCTGCTGCAATCCGTGAGAATATATGATCCGATACAGCAGTTTGCAAGATTTGCA comes from the Brassica rapa cultivar Chiifu-401-42 chromosome A01, CAAS_Brap_v3.01, whole genome shotgun sequence genome and includes:
- the LOC103863315 gene encoding pre-mRNA cleavage factor Im 25 kDa subunit 2, which gives rise to MAMSQIVNTYPLSNYSFGTKEPKLEKDTSVADRLARMKINYMKEGMRTSVDAILLVQEHNHPHILLLQIGNTFCKLPGGRLKPGENEVEGLKRKLTSKLGGNSAGLVPDWKVGECVATWWRPNFETMMYPYCPPHITKPKECKRLYVVHLSEKEYFAVPKNLKLLAVPLFELYDNVQRYGPVISTIPQQLSRFHFNMISS
- the LOC103863322 gene encoding transcription factor LAF1 isoform X2; this translates as MFHNREMAKTKSGEKLKHRQRKGFWSPEEDEKLSRFILSHGHSCWTTVPIKAGLQRNGKSCRLRWINYLRPGLKRDMISTEEEEIILTFHSSLGNKWSMIAKYLPGRTDNEIKNYWHSHLKKRWLKSPSISSSSESRVSCVERNPQTVVSNHVISFQGPPENTSSSPSHEINGNNKYPCSSGPEIPRIFFSDWFSSSDLTDSSHNQAPSIERSVLDYQESCDVDQFHYNERMINNSNWTLDDVVFGSKCQKQEHKVDREASDCNSYGFFFSSSTMT
- the LOC103863322 gene encoding transcription factor LAF1 isoform X1, whose translation is MFHNREMAKTKSGEKLKHRQRKGFWSPEEDEKLSRFILSHGHSCWTTVPIKAGLQRNGKSCRLRWINYLRPGLKRDMISTEEEEIILTFHSSLGNKWSMIAKYLPGRTDNEIKNYWHSHLKKRWLKSPSISSSSESRVSCVERNPQTVVSNHVISFQGPPENTSSSPSHEINGNNKYPCSSGPEIPRIFFSDWFSSSDLTDSSHNQAPSIERSVLDYQESCDVDQFHYNERMINNSNWTLDDVVFGSKCQKQEHKVDREASDCNSYGFFFSSSTMT